The following DNA comes from marine bacterium B5-7.
GCGGGCAAAGTGCGTGTATTGTCTATGGGAAATTTTTCCATGGAATTATGCGGTGGGACGCATGTAAAAAATACGGCAGACATTGGTGAGTTTGTGATTACGACAGAAACGAGTGTGGCAGCAGGCGTGCGTCGCATGGAAGCCTTAACAGGCGATGCTGCTGTGGCATGGCAAACAGAAAAGGCGGAGAAGTTACGCAACAAACAGTTAGATATTCAGCAAAAAATATATCAGCGCCAGAAAATGGCAGCACAACTTGCAAATGATTTGAAAGTCGATGCAGCTTTGCCTGAACTAACGATTAAACCGGCAACGCAGCTGCCAACGCCAGACACTTGGCGCGCTTGGATGCATGAGCAACAAGAGATACACAATGCTTTGCAGCAATATCAACGACAAGTACAAAAGTCCCTTGAGAGTTTGCAGGCAAAGGTAGCTAGTCAGCAAGGCGATGGCTTGTTAGATGCAGCGGTGATGGTGCAGGGCATTAACGTGCTTGCTATCGAGTTAAAAAATATAGACGGTAAGCAATTGCGACAAACACTGGACCAGCTAAAGCAAAAGCTTGGTACCGCTGTGATTATATTGGCGGCAGTGAACAATGGTAAAGTGCAATTGGTTGCGGGTGTAACTGACGATGCCACGGATAAAATTCGTGCGGGTGATTTAGTGAACCATGTTGCGACACAAGTCGGCGGACGTGGTGGTGGGCGCGCAGACATGGCACAGGCTGGTGGTACGGATCCTTCGCAATTAGAAACAGCATTACAGTCTGTTGAGGCATGGGTACAAGAAAAGTTAACGTAAATTGAACGAATGTGTTGTGACTTAGTTGCACTTGGTGGGTAGTGTGCTAAAAACATATAAACTAAAATAGGTACGATATCTCGTTGTAAAACACGCATAAATCCATCCCTGGAGCTCGACGCCGGCTATCCCTGCCGCCGACGGTTTTACAACGAGATATCGCACCTATTTTCGGTAACATGATTATGAGCTTAATTATTCAAAAATACGGCGGATCATCGCTGGGAAACATTGACCGCATTCACGCGGTGGCGGATCGTATTTTAGCGACACGTGCGCAGGGCCATGACGTTGTGGTTGTGGTGTCTGCGATGGCGGGAGAGACGGATCGTTTAATTCATCTCGCACAACAAATTCAATCTGAACCTGCGTCGCGTGAATATGCCGTGTTGTTATCATCGGGCGAGCAAGCGTCGATTGCGTTGATTGCGATGGCACTTATTTCTCGAGGGCAGGCTGCTTGTTCATTTACGGCATCGCAAGTGCGTATTCTTACCGATAATCGCCATCAAAAGGCGCGTATTACTGGCATTGAAGATAGGGCGATTCGTGCTAATTTAGCGGCAGGACAGGTGGTTGTAGTTGCGGGATTTCAGGGCGTGTCTGAATCAGGCGATGTGACAACTTTGGGTCGTGGTGGTTCTGACGCGACGGCGGTAGCGTTGGCCGCAGCGATGCATGCGAAAGAGTGCCAGATTTTTACGGATGTTGATGGTGTGTATTCGGCAGATCCACGTGTGATCCCTGAGGCACAATTAATTCCTGAAATTAGTTACGAAGAAATGTTGGCATTTGCGAGTCATGGCGCCAAGGTCATGCAGAACCGTGCGGTAGAGTTAGCGGCGCACCATGGTGTGCCACTACGGGTGGCGTCGAGTTTTGGGGAAGGTGAAGGAACATTATTAACAAGTCACGATGTAGGTTTGCAGCAGGCACGTGTGACGGGTATCACATGGCAGACCGATGGCGTGCTATGCCGTGTTTCTGGCTTGCCCAGTGAGCCGGGCCTGTCGAGCGCCTTGTTTGCACAATTGATGCAGGCAGACGTGGCTGTGGATTTTTTCCGAGAAGGGCAGGCAGAGGATGGTTTATGGATTGAGGGTTTGGTGAGTGCAGCAGAGCAGGCGACGGTGCAGCGGGTGCTCGAGACTTTTGGCTTGGTGACCTTTATTTCCGCTGCGACGATTTCCTTGGTGGGGCGAGGCCTGCATGAAGATGCCACGATTATGCAGCAGTTTGCTGGGGTGCTTGCTTCACAAAAAATTGCCATTTGGGGTTTACAGCGGACCGATCATCATTTGACAGTGCTGCTTGATATGGCTCAAGTGAGTGCGCTCTCAAGCTTGTTGCACACTGCTTTTGCTTGACTTTTCACCACAATGTTATCCACAGCGCTGGTAATTTGTCCAGCTTTTGCTACACTTCTCCACCTTGATTGTTAGCCGAAAGAGTGTGTTTTTGAGCGATGCCAAGGAAAGGTCGCTGATAAAAGCTCTATGGCCCATCAAAATTGTTCAATATTTAATATTTCCTTAAGGAAAGCTTGATAGACTGTGAGGCGAAAGGGGTCATTTCGCTCGCAAAATGGACGATTTGATGGATATATAAGCAATAATAAAGTTACAATCGGATGTCACTGGGTGACAAACGGATGTTGAAGGGAGAAGTTGGTATGTTGATTTTGACTCGCCGGATTGGCGAAACGTTGATTATTGGTGATGATGTGTCAGTGACTGTATTGGGCATCAAAGGCAACCAGGTACGTATTGGTATCAATGCGCCGAAGGATTTGTCGGTACATCGTGAAGAGATTTATTTGCGTATTCAGCAAGAAAAAAGCAATGGTGCATCCACTGGTGGCCAAGACGCTGCATAAATCTATTATTGATAATAAGTAAGCTAACGGCCACACCACCTGGTGTGGCCGTTTTGTTTCTGGTATGATTTCGCACTTCGGAGAGATGGCCGAGTGGCTGAAGGCGCTCCCCTGCTAAGGGAGTATAGGGGTTAAACTCTATCGAGGGTTCGAATCCCTCTCTCTCCGCCAATAAATAAACCCGCAACGCGGGTTTTTTTATTGGCGGAGAGAGAGGGATGGAGAAGACTAACCGGTTCGACAAATGCTGTCGCG
Coding sequences within:
- a CDS encoding aspartokinase is translated as MIMSLIIQKYGGSSLGNIDRIHAVADRILATRAQGHDVVVVVSAMAGETDRLIHLAQQIQSEPASREYAVLLSSGEQASIALIAMALISRGQAACSFTASQVRILTDNRHQKARITGIEDRAIRANLAAGQVVVVAGFQGVSESGDVTTLGRGGSDATAVALAAAMHAKECQIFTDVDGVYSADPRVIPEAQLIPEISYEEMLAFASHGAKVMQNRAVELAAHHGVPLRVASSFGEGEGTLLTSHDVGLQQARVTGITWQTDGVLCRVSGLPSEPGLSSALFAQLMQADVAVDFFREGQAEDGLWIEGLVSAAEQATVQRVLETFGLVTFISAATISLVGRGLHEDATIMQQFAGVLASQKIAIWGLQRTDHHLTVLLDMAQVSALSSLLHTAFA